In Flavobacterium gelatinilyticum, a genomic segment contains:
- a CDS encoding SusC/RagA family TonB-linked outer membrane protein — MKKFFLIFMIAFTAQVTLAQVKSVKGVITDADGMPLPGASVAVQGGQKGATTDFDGLYSIEVQKGQTLVFSYVGLETQSIVVGDAATINVKMQVAASNALSEVVVTSLGIKKTRKSLTYAAQELKGEELTRVKDANVINTIAGKIAGVAVTKSSGGTGGSTKVVIRGNSSIMNSQPLYVIDGIPMYNGTSNQQGNTNASNDSFGSTAGGNRDGGDVISLINPDDYEGMTVLKGAAASVLYGSQGANGVILLSSKKVKENTGNLAVSSVTTFESVHSLPKLQYEYGTANAQKSWGGKVQSNDFVKDFFNTGVTQITSAAFTTGSDVSSTSISYSNTTASGVIEGNGLKKNNFGIRQTGKFFNNKLTVSADAKYTSQTINNRPVNGLYSNPLTGVYLFQRGNDFNYYKDNFETFIPSRNLYGQNFYSAPNADIYVQNPYWLINRNKSIDKDNFFNGNLAVEYKANNWLSIAARYSYNRVENEYDKKIYATTNTSLSNINGRYINVANLSTQRYGDLIAKINTNFNEDFSFNAIVGASINNTLANQSTTLDSGIVGGLVNANLFTLGNFASASGLDNLSLQATGSSREVQSIFASATFGYKNMLYLDVTGRNDWSSTLVNTNTQSYFYPSVGVTALISEMATMPEWINFGKVRGTYAQVGNDVSAFVTSPKSTIQGGNIIPPVVGPRAGEGLKPELKSEFEFGTEWRMFNNRLGFEISYYNSETKNQYIQVPAPATNPYGYTFYGINAGSIANQGIELVVSGKIIEGQKFSWETMVNYSHNKNKVKEIPEELGGQIPLTPVNNINYRYSLTEGRPFGVIEGKGIVRNDKGEIVLDDKGNLAVEADFHEVGNANPDFMLGWSNTFKFGSFTANILIDGRFGGDVMSITEGMNDFYGVSKRSADARNAGGVAVNAVMPDGTKVNRIDAQKYYEAVGGLNGATAEYVYDATNVSLREVSLGYTFNKKTLPFVNTATLSLIARNLFFFYKDAPFDPNIALSTGQGLQGVDIYGLPSTRSIGLNLNVTF, encoded by the coding sequence ATGAAAAAATTTTTCTTAATCTTTATGATTGCTTTTACGGCGCAGGTAACGCTTGCACAGGTAAAAAGTGTCAAAGGTGTGATTACAGATGCTGATGGGATGCCGCTTCCTGGTGCATCTGTTGCTGTACAAGGAGGTCAAAAAGGTGCTACAACCGATTTTGACGGATTGTATTCAATAGAAGTACAAAAAGGGCAAACATTAGTATTTAGTTATGTAGGCCTTGAAACACAGTCAATTGTTGTAGGAGATGCTGCTACAATTAATGTGAAAATGCAGGTAGCAGCTTCAAATGCTCTGAGCGAAGTTGTTGTAACTTCTCTTGGTATCAAGAAAACAAGAAAGTCTTTGACTTACGCTGCTCAGGAACTTAAAGGTGAGGAATTAACTCGTGTAAAAGATGCCAACGTTATCAATACAATTGCAGGTAAAATTGCCGGTGTTGCCGTAACAAAAAGTTCAGGAGGTACAGGAGGTTCTACAAAAGTAGTAATTCGTGGTAACTCTTCGATCATGAACAGCCAGCCACTTTACGTTATTGATGGTATTCCTATGTATAATGGTACTTCAAATCAACAAGGTAATACAAATGCATCAAATGATTCATTTGGTAGTACTGCTGGAGGTAACCGTGACGGAGGAGATGTTATTTCTTTGATTAATCCAGACGACTACGAAGGAATGACTGTACTTAAAGGTGCGGCAGCTTCTGTATTATACGGGTCACAAGGAGCAAATGGGGTTATTTTATTGTCTTCTAAAAAAGTTAAAGAAAACACAGGAAATTTAGCTGTTTCTTCTGTTACTACTTTTGAATCTGTTCATTCATTACCAAAATTACAGTATGAATATGGAACGGCAAATGCACAAAAATCTTGGGGAGGAAAAGTACAATCAAATGATTTTGTAAAAGATTTTTTTAATACAGGTGTAACACAAATTACTTCTGCTGCTTTTACAACTGGATCTGATGTTTCTTCAACAAGTATATCTTACTCTAATACTACAGCTTCAGGAGTTATTGAAGGTAATGGGTTAAAGAAAAACAACTTTGGAATTCGCCAGACAGGTAAGTTTTTCAATAATAAATTAACTGTTTCTGCTGATGCAAAATATACATCGCAAACAATTAACAACAGACCTGTAAACGGACTTTACTCAAACCCATTAACGGGAGTTTATTTGTTCCAAAGAGGAAATGACTTTAATTATTATAAAGATAATTTCGAAACATTTATTCCTTCTAGAAACCTATATGGTCAAAACTTTTACAGCGCGCCAAATGCTGATATTTATGTTCAGAATCCTTATTGGTTAATCAACAGAAATAAATCTATTGACAAAGACAATTTCTTCAACGGAAATTTAGCTGTAGAATACAAAGCAAACAATTGGTTAAGTATTGCTGCAAGATATAGCTACAATAGAGTTGAAAATGAGTATGATAAAAAGATTTATGCTACAACCAATACTTCTTTATCTAATATAAACGGTAGATATATAAACGTTGCTAATTTAAGCACACAGCGTTACGGAGATTTGATTGCTAAAATTAATACTAATTTCAACGAAGATTTTAGCTTTAATGCTATTGTAGGAGCAAGTATCAATAACACATTAGCAAATCAATCGACTACTTTAGATTCTGGTATTGTTGGAGGACTTGTAAATGCTAACTTGTTTACTTTAGGGAATTTTGCCAGCGCAAGTGGTTTAGATAACTTAAGCCTTCAGGCTACAGGCTCATCAAGAGAGGTTCAATCAATTTTTGCTTCTGCAACTTTTGGTTATAAAAACATGTTATATTTAGATGTTACAGGACGTAATGATTGGTCTTCTACTTTAGTAAATACTAATACTCAATCTTATTTTTATCCATCTGTAGGGGTTACTGCTCTTATTAGTGAAATGGCAACAATGCCAGAATGGATTAACTTTGGAAAAGTGAGAGGAACTTATGCCCAAGTGGGTAATGACGTTTCTGCTTTTGTAACTTCTCCAAAATCGACTATTCAAGGTGGTAATATTATCCCTCCTGTAGTAGGACCAAGAGCAGGTGAAGGATTAAAACCTGAATTGAAATCTGAATTTGAATTTGGTACCGAATGGAGAATGTTTAACAATAGATTAGGTTTCGAAATTTCGTACTACAACTCAGAAACTAAAAATCAATATATTCAAGTTCCTGCTCCGGCAACAAATCCTTACGGTTATACTTTCTACGGAATAAATGCAGGTAGTATTGCAAACCAAGGTATAGAGCTTGTTGTTAGTGGAAAAATTATTGAGGGACAAAAATTCTCATGGGAAACTATGGTAAATTATTCTCACAATAAAAATAAAGTAAAAGAAATTCCAGAAGAATTAGGAGGGCAAATTCCATTAACTCCTGTAAATAATATTAATTACAGATACTCTTTAACTGAAGGAAGACCATTTGGTGTTATTGAAGGAAAAGGTATCGTGAGAAATGATAAAGGGGAAATTGTTTTAGATGATAAAGGAAACTTAGCAGTTGAAGCTGATTTCCATGAAGTAGGTAATGCAAACCCTGATTTTATGTTAGGATGGTCAAACACATTCAAATTTGGTTCTTTTACAGCTAACATCTTAATCGATGGTCGTTTTGGAGGAGATGTAATGAGTATTACTGAAGGTATGAATGATTTTTATGGGGTATCAAAAAGATCTGCAGATGCTAGAAATGCTGGCGGTGTTGCTGTAAATGCAGTTATGCCTGATGGTACAAAAGTGAATAGAATAGATGCTCAAAAATACTATGAAGCTGTAGGTGGTCTTAACGGTGCTACTGCTGAGTATGTATATGATGCAACAAACGTAAGTTTAAGAGAGGTTTCGCTTGGATATACTTTTAATAAAAAAACATTACCATTTGTTAATACAGCAACTTTATCATTAATCGCAAGAAACTTATTCTTCTTTTATAAAGATGCACCATTCGATCCAAACATTGCTTTAAGTACAGGTCAGGGCTTACAAGGAGTTGATATTTATGGTTTACCATCAACAAGAAGTATTGGTCTTAATTTAAATGTAACTTTCTAA
- a CDS encoding glycosyl hydrolase family 18 protein: MIKNKALLGILFFLSSLFTAYGSQGENKTAPEIRKTKTARVVGYLSSDSFSRITFIEFCRLTHLNIAFANPDKQGNLIFNGDIDAVVTYAKSVNPNIKISISLAGGVISSEQAFNWAWCIDKPENRSVLIQNIKKFVETHNLDGVDVDLEWGAVTSGYSDFVIDLRKSLPVGKLITAALPNTTRFEAVNNTALNTFDFINIMAYDSTGPWSPNKKEQHSSLEFAKEGVEFWHKLQNVPSDKLTLGVPFYGYDFTSETVTSAAYSEIVAAGSQFADQDEAGMMYYNGRSTIERKVEFASQNAGGIMIWELAQDSFDKYSLLNVIHKKYTSLKTKTSGLCGN; encoded by the coding sequence ATGATAAAAAATAAAGCCTTATTAGGCATACTTTTTTTTCTAAGTTCTCTGTTTACAGCCTATGGCTCTCAGGGAGAAAATAAAACAGCCCCGGAAATCCGAAAAACAAAAACAGCACGAGTGGTAGGCTATTTGTCTTCGGACAGTTTTAGCAGAATCACTTTTATTGAATTTTGCAGGCTGACTCATCTTAATATTGCATTTGCCAATCCGGATAAACAAGGAAATCTAATTTTTAATGGAGATATTGATGCTGTGGTTACATACGCAAAATCGGTTAATCCAAATATTAAAATAAGCATTTCACTTGCGGGAGGTGTAATTTCGTCAGAACAGGCATTCAATTGGGCATGGTGTATTGATAAACCGGAAAATCGTTCTGTGTTAATTCAGAATATTAAAAAATTTGTTGAAACTCATAATTTAGACGGAGTAGATGTAGATTTAGAGTGGGGTGCCGTAACTTCTGGATACAGCGATTTTGTGATTGATTTAAGAAAGTCTCTGCCTGTTGGTAAATTAATAACAGCGGCATTACCCAATACTACCCGATTCGAGGCTGTAAACAATACAGCTTTGAACACCTTTGACTTTATCAATATCATGGCCTATGACAGCACAGGTCCCTGGAGTCCAAATAAAAAAGAGCAGCACAGTTCCTTGGAATTTGCAAAAGAAGGCGTAGAATTTTGGCACAAACTTCAAAATGTGCCCAGTGATAAACTGACATTAGGAGTACCTTTTTATGGTTATGATTTTACATCAGAAACGGTTACAAGTGCTGCATACAGTGAAATTGTCGCAGCAGGATCGCAATTTGCAGATCAGGACGAAGCAGGCATGATGTATTATAATGGAAGGTCCACAATTGAGCGAAAAGTTGAATTTGCATCACAAAATGCAGGAGGTATAATGATTTGGGAACTCGCTCAGGATTCGTTTGATAAATATTCCTTACTGAATGTTATTCATAAAAAATATACTTCACTAAAAACGAAAACATCCGGTTTATGTGGTAATTAA
- a CDS encoding RagB/SusD family nutrient uptake outer membrane protein gives MTLVGCTDNFDEINSNPDGFTQEELTQDFNHIKGPFTTMFDNVMVNVPGWKYQVAIDLSGNTWGGYTTAPGFDGNNNLSYALSDNWNLWGWEAIYTQVMANYLKVEAASKGKYDEFYALATIVKVQTLHKAADSWGPIVYSKLGTTDAAIGYDSQEEAYGLMFKDLDFAVAELTKRIDAGEASSFTKIDRSTYKGDYTKWVRYANSLRLRLAMRIVKANPTLAKAEAEKAISQKFGVMTVNADSFIVNKDVSQHPLRVAAYEYNDSRMSADMESIMGGYNDPRISVYFKTSEEFPGEYKGIRTGGNLGDKSKHIKFSNFGKIIDEDKQVVWLNAAEIYFLRAEGALRGWNMGGDAATFYKAGITASFEQLSVGGAADYIVNNVKTAKDYVDPVAPFNSGLAVNKVTVAWDEAASNEVKLQKIITQKWIANFPDGMEAWAEHRRTGYPKLLPILNNQSAGAITTEFGVRRINFVSTEKDGNPEGVKTGIAKLGGPDNGGTRTWWDVNAPNF, from the coding sequence TTGACCTTAGTTGGTTGTACAGATAATTTTGACGAGATTAATAGTAATCCTGATGGTTTTACGCAAGAGGAACTAACACAAGATTTTAACCATATTAAAGGACCTTTTACTACGATGTTTGATAACGTTATGGTAAATGTGCCAGGGTGGAAATATCAGGTGGCTATTGATTTATCTGGTAATACTTGGGGTGGATATACTACAGCACCAGGTTTTGACGGTAATAATAACCTTTCTTATGCGCTTTCTGATAACTGGAACCTTTGGGGCTGGGAAGCTATTTACACTCAAGTAATGGCAAATTACTTAAAAGTTGAAGCTGCATCTAAAGGAAAATATGATGAGTTTTATGCTTTGGCAACAATAGTAAAAGTACAGACTTTGCATAAGGCAGCAGATTCATGGGGACCAATAGTTTATTCTAAATTAGGTACTACAGATGCAGCAATTGGTTATGATTCTCAAGAAGAAGCTTATGGCTTGATGTTTAAAGATTTAGATTTTGCTGTTGCGGAATTAACAAAAAGAATTGATGCAGGAGAAGCAAGTTCTTTTACCAAAATTGACCGTTCGACTTACAAAGGAGACTATACAAAATGGGTTAGATATGCAAACTCTTTACGTTTAAGATTAGCAATGCGTATTGTAAAAGCAAATCCAACATTAGCTAAAGCAGAGGCTGAAAAAGCAATTAGCCAAAAATTTGGTGTAATGACAGTAAATGCAGACAGCTTTATTGTGAATAAAGATGTTTCACAACACCCACTTAGAGTTGCTGCTTACGAATATAATGACAGCCGTATGTCTGCAGATATGGAGTCTATCATGGGAGGTTACAATGATCCTAGAATAAGTGTTTATTTTAAAACATCAGAAGAATTTCCTGGAGAATATAAAGGAATCCGTACAGGTGGTAATCTTGGTGATAAGTCAAAACACATTAAGTTTTCAAACTTTGGTAAGATAATAGATGAAGATAAACAAGTTGTTTGGTTAAATGCAGCTGAGATTTACTTCTTAAGAGCAGAAGGAGCTTTAAGAGGCTGGAACATGGGCGGTGATGCTGCAACATTCTACAAAGCAGGTATTACGGCTTCTTTTGAACAGCTTTCTGTAGGTGGTGCTGCTGACTATATTGTAAATAATGTAAAAACAGCTAAGGATTATGTAGATCCAGTTGCTCCGTTCAATAGCGGTTTAGCTGTGAATAAAGTAACTGTTGCTTGGGATGAAGCTGCAAGTAACGAAGTGAAATTGCAAAAAATTATTACTCAAAAATGGATTGCAAACTTCCCTGACGGCATGGAAGCTTGGGCTGAGCACCGTAGAACAGGTTATCCTAAATTATTACCAATTCTTAACAACCAAAGTGCTGGTGCGATTACTACTGAATTTGGTGTAAGAAGAATCAACTTTGTTTCTACTGAAAAAGATGGTAACCCTGAAGGTGTTAAAACAGGTATTGCAAAACTTGGAGGTCCTGATAACGGAGGAACCAGAACATGGTGGGACGTAAACGCTCCTAACTTCTAA
- a CDS encoding SusD/RagB family nutrient-binding outer membrane lipoprotein: MKFKEIVIIIAVLFTIAGCTEDFDELGKDPVALSANPAGQLTFTQLCMSGDGFYQWRANLIYSGGFVQHYAGAWNVTEFGSKFKKDDGYATALWRNGYSNELKNVVDILEKTSGDPAASNMNAVAKIMKVMVAQRITDLYGDIPYSEAGLGFSKGIVTPKYDKQEDIYNAFFAELDEAYKQLNSNGGTVKGDLFYKGDITKWKKLANTLRLRLGMRISEVKPAEAEKQVKAALQNGVFESNADNCIMRHLDATFNDNPASIDFRGNGLAYALVGNEHGDHFSTLVIDFLKNNNDPRLTMYATPKTTSGLAYGGPIQPGESLYEGVKPGLFQWEVPMGASSTSGIQGYFKQKTTPFLHVSYSETQLLLAEAAYRGWISGSAADYYRKGVEAGIKQLEIYGAAPASQASIDAYLNAKPLTAGQEKVQIATQLWITYIFNSIEAYSNWRRTGLPQLVPITNPDSETGGITPTRLYYPNDEMQKNEANYMEALSRMGGKNDWLNKVWWDVN; encoded by the coding sequence ATGAAATTTAAAGAAATAGTAATAATCATCGCGGTTCTGTTTACCATTGCAGGCTGTACAGAAGATTTTGATGAACTGGGCAAAGATCCTGTAGCGTTGTCTGCAAATCCGGCAGGACAGCTTACTTTTACCCAATTGTGTATGTCAGGTGACGGTTTTTACCAATGGAGAGCAAATTTAATTTATTCCGGAGGTTTTGTGCAGCATTATGCAGGAGCCTGGAATGTAACCGAATTTGGAAGTAAGTTTAAAAAAGATGACGGTTACGCAACTGCGCTTTGGCGTAATGGTTATTCAAATGAGTTAAAAAATGTAGTAGACATTCTGGAGAAAACAAGCGGTGATCCAGCAGCATCTAATATGAATGCAGTCGCCAAAATTATGAAAGTAATGGTAGCTCAGCGCATAACGGATCTTTATGGTGATATTCCGTATTCTGAAGCCGGATTAGGATTCTCAAAAGGAATCGTAACGCCTAAGTATGACAAACAGGAAGATATTTACAATGCTTTCTTTGCTGAATTAGATGAAGCTTACAAACAGTTAAATTCGAATGGCGGTACTGTAAAAGGAGATCTTTTTTATAAAGGTGATATCACAAAATGGAAAAAACTGGCTAATACACTACGACTTCGTCTTGGTATGAGAATTTCTGAAGTAAAACCTGCAGAAGCAGAAAAACAGGTAAAAGCAGCGCTTCAGAACGGTGTTTTCGAAAGCAATGCCGACAACTGTATTATGCGTCATCTGGATGCGACATTTAACGATAATCCAGCTTCAATTGATTTTAGAGGAAACGGATTGGCTTATGCTCTTGTTGGTAATGAACACGGAGATCACTTTAGTACACTCGTAATAGATTTTCTGAAAAATAACAACGATCCAAGATTGACTATGTACGCTACACCAAAAACTACCAGTGGTCTTGCATATGGAGGCCCAATACAGCCGGGAGAATCATTGTATGAAGGCGTTAAACCAGGACTTTTTCAATGGGAAGTTCCAATGGGAGCGAGCTCAACTTCTGGAATTCAGGGGTATTTTAAACAGAAAACAACACCGTTTCTTCACGTAAGTTATTCAGAAACACAATTATTGCTTGCAGAAGCCGCTTACAGAGGATGGATTTCCGGTTCGGCTGCAGATTATTATAGAAAAGGAGTTGAGGCAGGAATTAAACAACTGGAAATTTATGGTGCCGCACCAGCCAGTCAGGCTAGTATAGATGCCTATTTAAATGCCAAGCCGTTAACAGCGGGACAGGAGAAAGTGCAGATTGCCACACAGCTTTGGATCACTTATATCTTTAATAGTATAGAAGCGTATTCAAACTGGAGAAGAACAGGATTACCGCAGTTAGTTCCTATTACCAATCCTGATTCTGAAACAGGAGGTATAACGCCAACCCGTTTGTACTATCCTAACGATGAAATGCAGAAGAATGAAGCCAATTACATGGAAGCTTTATCGCGAATGGGCGGAAAGAATGACTGGCTGAATAAAGTCTGGTGGGATGTAAACTAA
- a CDS encoding SusC/RagA family TonB-linked outer membrane protein, with protein MKQSMLILMIAFISQVSLAQVKTIKGLVSDQNGLPLPGVSIIIQGTKTASQTDFDGKYAIQASAGDVLIFSYIGIKTKSVTVGSSPVLDVVLSQDTQNLNEVVVTALGIKRQKKELGYAVQDVKGDQLNKVITTNVTTALSGKVAGVDVSIPATGVAGSTRVIIRGISSIGESNQPLYIVDGVPIDNSGLSNDAAATSKWFDGRDNGDGISSINPNNIESLSVLKGAAAAALYGSRALNGVILITTKKGSKGKLKVELTSGVSFDRVNAKYSDFQTEYGTGSNGILPDPTRAPTEIYTSTTNAWGPKFSETPGQQVKIFDGSMRPYERVENNIQDFFRTGFTTTNGISLSAGSDNAFIRFGYNNLNNDDVIPGSGLERNDASLNGTIKSDKFTLDANVNYVIENTENRPGLGDSPNNVGYSLSGLAPNIDQAWLKNYKNQETGQIYPWNNNVYLLNPYFTTQENHNSSKKNRFMGNVTGTYQFKKWAALTFRTGLDTYTFNAKDFMAAGSTWPGRDEGYLGLDNINVSEMNTDIIATFSEIKLAQDLTFSGILGAGRRDFRRDQNSRFGTKLIEPGTEYISNFVNITENAPVVTKTRTNSVYGSAKFDYKGYLYAEFTGRNDWFSVINKDAFYPAASLGFVFSDAFNLQGDTFNYGKFRASWAEVSNAPGAYKNALNYTTFSSYDGQSVVNIKNTSAPNPNLTYQSKRGIEFGFETGFFKNRLRADITVYREDTSDQTLDLASSATSGYEFISVNAGKLRNEGIEIFLSGTPIKTNNFEWGIDLNFSKNKNSIIALHPNINSYAISEARWAGAAIVAQVGGQYGTIIGRDFLRNEAGEKIVASNGLPLFTDEKVVLGKGLPDWSAGLTNRFTYKGVTLQFLIDMKFGMDVYSMTNSLAAQKGLLDITTEGRDAYNHARAEAAANDPAFDPSTWVPTAGYVAEGVVNTGTAANPVYVKNTTPVNPQNYWNTVFSNTPAPFIYDASYVKLREVSLGYNIPSSVFSGAKISSIYVSAFARNLLTFNKDLPNVDPESMYTSGNGQGFEYGSLPFRQSYGFNIKVAF; from the coding sequence ATGAAACAAAGTATGTTAATCCTTATGATTGCTTTTATTTCGCAGGTTTCGCTTGCACAGGTAAAAACAATCAAAGGTTTGGTAAGTGATCAAAACGGATTGCCTCTGCCGGGAGTAAGTATTATTATCCAGGGTACTAAAACGGCAAGTCAGACCGATTTTGATGGTAAGTATGCGATTCAGGCATCTGCAGGAGATGTTTTGATTTTTTCGTATATTGGAATTAAGACTAAATCAGTAACAGTTGGCTCTTCACCTGTTTTAGATGTTGTGTTAAGTCAGGATACACAAAATTTAAATGAAGTAGTAGTTACTGCGTTAGGGATTAAGAGACAAAAGAAAGAACTGGGTTATGCTGTTCAGGATGTCAAAGGAGACCAGCTGAACAAAGTTATTACAACAAATGTAACGACAGCTCTTTCTGGTAAAGTTGCTGGTGTCGATGTTTCGATTCCGGCTACAGGAGTTGCAGGCTCCACACGTGTTATTATTAGAGGTATTTCGAGTATTGGCGAAAGTAATCAGCCTCTTTATATAGTAGACGGTGTTCCTATTGATAACTCAGGTTTGTCAAATGATGCGGCGGCAACCAGCAAATGGTTTGACGGAAGAGATAATGGTGATGGTATTTCGAGTATTAACCCCAATAACATCGAAAGTTTATCGGTTCTAAAAGGAGCAGCCGCAGCCGCTTTGTACGGATCACGAGCTTTGAACGGTGTAATTTTGATTACAACCAAAAAAGGAAGTAAAGGAAAACTAAAAGTAGAGCTTACAAGCGGTGTTAGTTTTGACCGCGTAAATGCGAAATACAGCGATTTTCAAACTGAATACGGAACGGGATCAAACGGTATTCTGCCGGATCCCACAAGAGCTCCTACTGAAATTTATACGAGTACAACAAATGCCTGGGGGCCTAAGTTTTCTGAAACTCCGGGACAGCAGGTTAAAATTTTCGATGGTTCTATGAGGCCTTACGAAAGAGTAGAGAATAATATTCAGGATTTTTTCAGAACAGGATTTACTACCACAAACGGGATTTCATTATCTGCCGGAAGTGACAATGCTTTCATCCGCTTTGGATATAATAACCTGAATAACGATGATGTTATACCGGGTTCCGGCTTAGAGCGAAATGATGCCAGTTTGAACGGTACTATTAAATCAGATAAATTTACTTTGGATGCGAATGTGAATTATGTGATTGAAAATACAGAAAACAGACCTGGTTTAGGAGATTCTCCAAACAACGTTGGGTATTCATTAAGCGGTCTGGCGCCTAATATCGATCAGGCATGGCTGAAGAATTATAAAAATCAGGAAACAGGACAGATTTATCCGTGGAATAATAATGTCTACTTGCTGAATCCTTATTTTACAACACAGGAAAATCATAACTCTTCTAAGAAAAATCGTTTCATGGGGAATGTTACCGGTACCTATCAGTTTAAAAAATGGGCTGCTTTAACCTTTAGAACAGGTCTCGATACTTATACTTTTAATGCTAAAGATTTCATGGCAGCAGGAAGTACATGGCCGGGAAGAGATGAAGGATATTTAGGTCTGGACAACATCAATGTATCTGAAATGAATACTGATATCATTGCGACTTTCAGCGAAATAAAACTGGCACAAGACTTAACTTTTTCAGGAATTTTAGGTGCTGGACGCAGAGATTTCAGAAGAGATCAGAACTCAAGATTTGGAACTAAGTTAATCGAACCAGGAACAGAATACATCAGTAATTTTGTTAATATAACTGAAAATGCTCCTGTAGTAACCAAAACCAGAACAAATTCAGTGTATGGTTCTGCAAAGTTTGATTACAAAGGATATTTATATGCTGAATTTACAGGAAGAAATGACTGGTTCAGTGTAATTAATAAAGACGCGTTTTATCCGGCAGCTTCATTAGGATTTGTATTTTCAGATGCTTTTAATTTACAAGGAGATACGTTTAATTACGGAAAATTCAGAGCTTCATGGGCAGAAGTTTCAAATGCGCCGGGAGCTTATAAAAATGCTTTAAATTATACCACTTTCTCATCTTACGACGGACAAAGTGTGGTGAATATCAAAAATACATCGGCACCAAATCCAAACCTTACGTACCAGTCAAAAAGAGGAATCGAATTTGGTTTTGAAACCGGATTTTTCAAAAACAGGTTAAGAGCTGATATTACAGTTTATCGTGAAGATACTTCAGATCAAACCCTTGATTTGGCCTCTTCTGCAACATCAGGATATGAGTTTATTTCGGTTAATGCCGGAAAATTACGAAATGAAGGTATTGAGATTTTCTTATCCGGTACGCCAATTAAAACCAACAATTTTGAATGGGGAATAGATTTAAACTTCTCAAAAAACAAAAACTCTATTATTGCACTTCATCCTAATATTAACAGTTATGCGATTTCTGAAGCACGCTGGGCAGGGGCTGCAATTGTAGCTCAGGTTGGAGGTCAGTACGGAACGATCATAGGGCGTGATTTCTTACGAAATGAAGCAGGAGAAAAAATTGTTGCCTCAAACGGACTTCCGCTTTTTACAGATGAAAAAGTAGTATTAGGGAAAGGACTTCCGGACTGGTCAGCCGGTCTAACCAACAGATTTACATACAAAGGAGTTACACTTCAGTTTTTGATTGATATGAAGTTTGGTATGGATGTTTACTCAATGACAAATTCACTTGCTGCACAAAAAGGTCTTTTAGACATTACCACAGAAGGTCGTGACGCCTATAATCACGCAAGAGCCGAAGCCGCTGCAAATGATCCTGCTTTCGATCCTTCAACATGGGTTCCTACAGCAGGTTATGTAGCCGAAGGTGTTGTAAATACAGGAACGGCGGCTAATCCTGTTTATGTTAAAAATACCACTCCGGTTAACCCTCAAAATTATTGGAATACAGTTTTTAGCAATACACCGGCACCATTTATTTATGATGCATCTTATGTGAAATTAAGAGAGGTAAGTTTAGGATATAACATTCCGTCCAGCGTTTTCAGCGGTGCAAAAATCAGTTCTATTTATGTTTCGGCATTCGCCAGAAACTTACTGACTTTCAATAAAGATCTTCCAAATGTTGACCCGGAATCTATGTATACTTCTGGTAACGGACAAGGATTTGAATATGGTTCACTTCCATTTAGACAATCGTATGGATTTAATATTAAAGTTGCATTCTAA